Genomic window (Ostrea edulis chromosome 9, xbOstEdul1.1, whole genome shotgun sequence):
aagcttcctgatatagtacagattctaaattgttaaaatcatggcccccgggggtcggatggggccacaatagggggtcaaagttttacatacaaatatatagggaaaatctttaaaaatcttcttcccaagaaccactgagccagaaaagctgagatttatatgaaagcttcctgatatagtacagattctaaattgttaaaatcatggcccccggggatcggatggggctacaatagggggtcaatttttttttttttttttttatatagttcagattcaagtttgttaaaatcatggaccccggggattggatggggcctcaaggggagcatcaaagttttacatacatatttataggaaaaatcttttaaaatcttcttctcaagaaccactgagccagaaaagctgaggtttatatgaaagcttcctgatatagtgcagattctaaattgttaagatcatggcccctgggggtcggatggggccacaataggggatcaaagttttacatacaaatatatagggaaaatctttaaaaatcttcttctcaagaaccactgagccagaaaaactgagatttatatgaaagcttccttgtataatgcagattctaaattgttaaaatcatgtccccctggggtaggatggggccacaataagggatcaaagttttacatacaaatatataggaaaaatattaaaaaatcttcttcccaagaaccactaagccagaaaagctgagatttatatgaaagcttcctgatatagtacagattctaaattgttaaaatcatggcccccgggggtcggatggggccacaatagggggtcaaagttttacatacaaatatatagggaaaatctttaaaaatcttcttcccaagaaccactgagccagaaaagctgagatttatatgaaagcttcctgatatagtacagattctaaattgttaaaatcatggcccctgggggtcggatggggccacaataagggatcaaagttttacatacaaatatataggaaaaatctttaaaaatcttcttcccaagaaccactgagccagaaaagctgagatttatatgaaagcttcctgatatagtacagattctaaattgttaaaatcatggcccccgggggtcggatggggccacaatagggggtcaaagtttaacatacaaatatatagggaaaatctttaaaaatcttcttcccaagaaccactgagccagaaaagctgagatttatatgaaagcttcctgatatagtacagattctaaattgttaaaatcatggcacccggggatcggatagggctacaatagggggtcaattttttttattttttttatttagtgcagatttaagtttgttaaaatcaaggaccccggggattggatggggcctcaaggggagcatcaaagttttacatacatatttataggaaaaatcttttaaaaaatcttcttcccaagaaccactgagccagaaaagctgaggtttatatgaaagcttcctgatatagtgcagattataaattgttaagatcatggcccctgggggtcggatggggccacaatatggcgtcaaagttttacatacaaatatataggaaaaatctttaaaaatcttcttcccagaaccactaagccagaaaagctgagatttatatgaaagctttctgatatagtgcagattcaggtttgttaaaatcatgcccccctggggtaggatggggccacaataggggatcaaagttttacatacattggGCCAAAGaggttcacatttacatgaaagctttctgacatagtgtagattcaagtttgcaaaaaccatggcctccaggggtaggtttggggccataatagggactacggttttacatgcaaatagatatggaaaatcttctgatatggaccaaggtgactcaggtgagcgatgtgacccatgggcctcttgtttaaccATGAGCATATACATTCAAACAAAGGTGACTAAGTTATgctaaaaaatattttacaatattttttagTAAGTATTGTTATGTAGACTTGGCATCTTTTATTTGCTGATGTTTCTATCTACAGCCTGTACATCGTACATTATTACATTGTGTTAAAGAATGTGAATTATTTCATTACAGGGGGACCTGGGAATTCAGTTGGATTTCTGGCCGTTTGTCTACAGCCTGAAGACTTTAGATCCTGTACTGGCCCCTACACTGGACAAGGTCAATAAGTCGGGAGGAAATAAGGGATCCACATGGCTGAGAGAGAGCTTAAGGGACCACACCTTGTCTGCGCAGTTATCTACCCTTGTATCAAATAAGTCCCAGATGAACAAGTTTTACTTCGGTTAgcaataatacatgtagaaagttctttttatcatttttatgaattaaatcTACTGATTGGATAATTATGAATTCATTTGTGGTATTTCTATTAATTTGCTTCACTTAAACCTACATTACAATTCATAAACGTGGCATGGTCTCTGCATTTAATATTGTATGAATTTACATCACCTAGTAGGGTGTTATATGTTAGAATAAAACCTGTAACTCTATGTTGTCTTTCAGATTCCGCTTTCCTGAATAACGAGTCATACTTCAAGGCATTATGTGTTTGTTTGAAAGCGATAGAGCTGAACCAGATTTCTATGTTAGCGGAGCTGGATCTCACACTGGTAAAGCAAAATTCGCTATTCGTTTCTTTATACTCGGGTATCAGTGACAGCTGTTTGAATTTGATTTACTGACTTTTTGAGtaagttttaattttgtacTGAGTTCTATTTGAATTTGTACGTATATGAACTGTAATATAGACACAGGCAAGATGTGTATTCTGTGAATGTTAAATTTTGTCCATTTGTCAAAAAATGCACTTTTTTTATACATGCTTTCTTGTAAAGCTACCCATGTTCTCTGTGGGCAAACATTCATTCATCACTTGATGATTATACTTCATTCACAATATGTTCCATGTACAGTTAACCTTCAATATCTCAAATattgatatctcaaataccatggatatgtcataattgagttggaagtcccaaatacattttctttatgtattttaacttcaatatcTCGAACTCTCAAATATGTCAAAGTTTTTCTTAGGCCTATCGAGCtcgagataacaaggtttgagtgtatttaaaaaaagatttcttGTAATTAGAGCTACTGTCACTCAGATGCACTAAATTGTGTTATTTAGCTCAGTAACAGTCATGAAGCAGATACCAGGGAACTCCGAAGCAGATCATGGGCTGTACCAGAGCGACAACATCGCAAATCTACCAGTGAGAGGAGTTCTAGGTCCCACAATGCTTTGTCTCTGGCACCACCTTTTTCATCTCCCAGACAGGAGAGCATCTTCTGCCTGTCTGATGAGCATGCAGTGCCTTCATTAGGTAAGAAAATGATTTTGTATAAAGCTACTGTGTCAAGggaatttttcttttatttttgttcatttcATCCTTAACTTCTGAAGGAGAATTCTACCATGGTTATTGAAATGATCAAAGGAATGCCTTTATCATTCATCAtcagaaacccacggttgattatgcttcgttcctctctccatcacctgTGTGTCCATTCCATCCTaatcgctcgttctcatgaataaatatttaaaaatattgtccaatcaaagtaatcatttagtaacggaactcttctgtttttaaaggcaGCATTAACAtaactttgctatcacaacAATTGTATTCCGTAATTGGGCTGAAAGGgtcttgttgattggacaaattcgctcagggcagcatcaaattgcctcattaattattcatgagaacaagcgagtaggaatgaatggacccacgagtgatggagagaggaacaaagTGTAATCAaacgtgggtttccgacgatgggaTCATTATtctgtgggggggggggggggggggcaccagAGGTTCAAAATGTACATAGCAATTATATACGGGAAAAATTCTGTGTAAGAATCATTACGATACAGGGTACGATATATCTGGTCAAGctaatatgcaaacatcctcaAGTAGCATATataaccgccgcggtggcctagagctTAGAAAGTTTGCCCCGCATGCgaaaggccggggttcgaatcccggctgtgacagacctaagtcgttaaaacaggtagtgacagttccatcgccaaacgctctgcATCAAGTGTGAacgtcacaggtcctcggagatgaccttaaaaacggatgtcccatgtcacagtaggtgtggcatgctaaagaaccctcactgctcaatggccgtaaatgCAGagtaaaggtctaaatttgatgcctatcaccagtcttggtgacgtctccatatgaatgagaaattctcgagagagacgttaaacaagatacaatcaatcaagtaGCATAGATTTAGATTTCTTCTACTGACCCTTGGTGGGCCCTGGTGGGGCTACAATAAAGGTAcagaatttatattttctaataaaaacaGGAAAACGTTTGAAAATTGgacatattttatgaaataatatgcaagcattctctTGTACTGAAAGTTGTGTAGATACAAATTTCTTGAAATCATACTCCCTTTGGGGCCAGGAATTTGCTCAAATCATGCTCCCtctggggccacaataagggttTCCACATAGTGATGTATGAATTTAAACGAACAAGGGTAGTACTATTTATCAGTTTCATCTGCGAACATCTTCATGTAAGTTCAGTTTGTTTTAAATCATGTCCCTCCAGGCCATGGGGAGGCCTTTGATGGAGTTTTAATACAGAAGTCAAGTGTCCTTACATTAAGAAGATACGCAGATTTATTTATCTGGAGCCAGAACAGGTCCACAGTAGGGTGCTTAAAGTACATGCAGATGTTGAATAAATTAATGTTTTCTTAAAGTGGGTACTGAACCCAGGACAAGAGAATGCTGTGGGATCTTGCCAGTAGTgatcgctagccaagggttttcggtccactccgctccccataGTTCATGAAAATCATGCAACCACCCTGAGACCTGCCCTCCAATAGCTGGACTTACTGTTCAATCACTATTAGCATTAAGACCTATGATCCAATAGCTTGGATTATTGTTAAACCACCACCTGTGATCCAATAGCTTGGCCTTTTGTTAAATCACTACCTGTGATCCCCTGGCTTGGCTTATTGTTAAACCATTATAATTATCAGCGTTAAGACCTCTATCTGAGCAATGTGGTCCTAGGGCCtccttttgttttgttttttaatctattttttagatatgatttatgacattgtATTTTTGTGCAGAGGGAAGCCCAAGTCCAGAAGAAATCAGAAATATGGCACGAGAGTCTCTGAGAAGCGTGCTACGTAAATCTGGTTACGAGTCACCAACAGGGGACGCCCCAGACTTCAGTTTCTATGATGACCCCAACAGTGATCCTCTTTTGAATATAGATTTCAATGTTGACTTGAACCCTGGGATGTCCAACTTGGCAGAAGTAGCATCCAGTCCACAAATTTTTAATCAAAATCCTAAAAAGGTCATCGTCAGGAGTCAGTCGGATATGGGAACGTCGAAAACCTCAGCTGTGatcaataaaatttacaaagaCAGGGAGGATTTCGAACATGGAGCTTCAGGGGGCGTGAATCGATTAGAAGACATTTTCTCTGATTCAGAATGTCCACACGAAGGAGGGGAAAATGTAAAGGCAAAAGTGAAGTCCAAGGGTCATAAAAGGTCTAGGTCAGATTTAGGAGGAGTCAAGGTGGAGAACAtgacacaaaatgaaaataaaagagaACTAAAGGAGGCAAAAGAGGAAACTATATCTGAAAATAGAGGtttgtttaaatatttgtacTTTGTgtgttttgcttttaaaaaacttttctTTATACAGCTATGCATTTAGagtttttaaaactgtttatgATACAATTTTCTGCCTTTATATGCCAAAGATAACTGCAGTCATTGTGTGCAgctttattttgtaaaaaacaTAGATATATATGCCACTTTGAATTTGCCAAATTTAATGACTCCGAGATCATTCTCAAAGGCTGAGGGCATTACGGTCTTAGTTTGTCAGTCTGTCAGGTTGCTGCCTGCAACTTGAACTTCTGAACCATTCAAGTTAGAGACTTCATACTTGATGAAGTGATAGGTCAAGGTAAAAAGTTATATGACTGataaaagtcaaggtcatttaTGACATTCAAGGTAATATTTTCCATCATTAAACTTGAGTCAAATGACTATAGTTGGGATATAGTGTTTCACTAATGCATATGGTTTCCCcaaagatgaaaataatttgtacaaattCCAGACTCTCTTTCTCACATCTTATGTACTGTATTTAGGTATGGATTGGTTTTAGAGAATGTTAAGAGTGAAGAAAGTACATTCAGTATATATGcattatagaaatatttttctgAACATACTGTTCTGTGATTTCACAGATATCCCAGGGGAAGGAAAGTTCAGACAGCCCTCGCAGGGGCAGTCTCTCATTAACTATCTATCATCTCAGGATTTCCATAGTTGTGCCAATTTAGATAAAGTAAGTACAAGCAGCAATTTTTTTCTTGCATTGCTGGTACCAATAAACTGGACCATTTCCAATGTCAAATACGatcaatttttcccaattttgaggcTAAAAAATGCCCAGTAACAAACTGTTAAGTCTTCGTAATTTTAGGCCTTTAATTTTCTTCTTCACTTCCTCATCATGTGTGATCATGTGTTACAGGAGAATGCTCATTTTAGCATTTCTGAAGCACTGATTGCAGCTATTGAACAAATGAAGTGGAACCATGTTATTAGTCCCAAAGTCCAAGAGGATGTAGACGACGAAGATTCAGACGAGGAAATCAATAAGCTGAAGCAGCGCATCCGGATAAGAAAGCAACAGAAACTTAGAGAGGTAAGAAAGATTAAGATAAGGAAATCAGTAAACTGGATCAGCGAATCCGGATCAGGAAATGACAGAAACTTTGGCAAGTACGAAAAATGTAAAGACAAGTAATGATTATATTAGTAATCTTCAAGACAGAAGAATTTGGACAACTTATTTAGCTCTCCAGCACAAATATCAGGAGAGCCATTGTAACGACCCCAGTGTCTGTGTCACCGTCACACTTTAAGGAAAAAAACTTTAACCAGGGCTACATCTTTTGAACCAAGTGGGATAGGACTTTGATATAATTTGCATGTAGAAGTCTCATGAatagacctttcttttggtaccaagacttttgacctagtgacctttacTATGGATTTTAATCTCCTTTTTAAAAGCTTTAACCATGATAACTGTATCTTTTTAACCAATAgggatagggctttgatatttcacatatagaatCCTCATAACCGGGCTTTTCATTTGGTCTGaagacttttgaccttggactttgaactttctttcaaaaacttgaaccttggcTCAGTATCTTTTGAGATGGGTAAGTAGACTCATGCTTTTCCATTGAGCTGCATTGTCTTCTGATAACTCTTGTTGAAATCTTTAAATGAGATTAAGTTCATCAGAAAACTTTGTTTATGTTTGAGATGTAAACAGCCTACATTTGATTTAATTATAGATGAGAGAGTATGTTAATTATAGATGAGAGAGTATGTTAATTATAGATGAGAAAGTATGTTAATTATAGATTAGAGAGTACATTAATTATAGATGAACATAATCTTCAgaattaataaattttgaattttctttcttGCAATGCTCCTGTTTATGATAAAGATCTTTGTACAATTTTTGCACAGAACGCCAAAATATTTCCTTCCTCCAGTGATGGACTGACTGAAAGTAAGTGTaatcatgtgtgtgtgtatatatatatatatatatatatatatatatatatgggggATTATTTGATTGCCATGTCTAAAATAATCCCATTTAATTGACCAAGGATTTAGCGTGTATCTAACAATCTATATAATCATGTCTGTAACCTTTAATATCCATGATATTACCCGTCACCCAAATCGAGTCGCCTTGGATACGACTTAATCGTTATCTCTAAATTCCCCGTCTGCTTTGAACACAACTACACTTAGAGTCATTGCCACACAGCTTTCTGTGAACAcccagaatatatatatatatatatatatatatatcaaagaaaacataaatgaatatacatgttcAACAATTAAAGAGTTGTAAATGCAATGACATTTCATGATGGAAAACTCATACAATATAATCCATTAGTTTTAGTTTAATCAGCTGCAAATTTAAATTTCTTGGGTTAAAGTCAAATAATGTATTGTCAATAGGATTGGTTATATAGAgcaaatgtacaaaaatattaagTGTTCAATTATATAGGgcaaatgtacaaaaatattttaaagtgtAAAAGTTGTATAGGgcaaatgtataaaaatattaagtGTTCAATTATATAGGgcaaatgtacaaaaatattttaaagtgtAAAAGTTGTATAGGgcaaatgtataaaaatattaccGGTAAGTGTTCAATTATATAGTACAAATCTACAAAAATATTAAGTATTTAATTATATAGGTATTTTAAAGTGTTAAGTTATATAGGACAAATCTACAAAATATTAGGTATTTAATTATGTAGGGCAAATGTACACAAGTATTTATATAAAGTGTTAAGTTATATAGGACAAATCTACAAAAATATTAGGTATTTAATTATATAGGACAAATGTACACAAGTATTATAAAGTGTTAAGTTATATAAgacaaatgtacaaaaatattagGTATTTAATTATATAGGGCGAATGTATAAAGTGTTAAGTTATATAGgacaaatgtacaaaaatattagGTATTTAATTATATAGGGCAAATGTACACAAGTATTATAAAGTGTTAAGTTATATAAgacaaatgtacaaaaatattagGTATTTAATTATATAGGGCAAATGTATAAAGTGTTAAATTATATAGGACAAATCTACAAAAATATTAGGTATTTAATTATACAGGGCAAATGTACACAAGTATTATAAAGTGTTAAGTTATATAAgacaaatgtacaaaaatattagGTATTTAATTACTGTATATAGGGCAAATGTACACAAGTATTATAAAGTGTTAAGTTATATAAgacaaatgtacaaaaatattagGTATTTAATTATATAGGGCAAATGTATAAAGTGTTAAGTTATATAGgacaaatgtacaaaaatattagGTATTTAATTATATAGGGCAAATGTACACAAGTATTATAAAGTGTTAAGTTATATAAgacaaatgtacaaaaatattagGTATTTAATTACTGTATATAGGGCAAATGTACACAAGTATTATAAAGTGTTAAGTTATATAAgacaaatgtacaaaaatattagGTATTTAATTATATAGGGCAAATGTATAAAGTGTTAAGTTATATAGgacaaatgtacaaaaatattagGTATTTAATTATATAGGGCAAATGTACACAAGTATTATAAAGTGTTAAGTTATATAAgacaaatgtacaaaaatattagGTATTTAATTATATAGGGCAAATGTACACAAGTATTATAAAGTGTTAAGTTATATAAgacaaatgtacaaaaatagtcaggaggaataacacaccagagaaatcttaaatggatggaaagtgaagggtatgtacaataatattttgaaattgaaaagtatTTAGAGTAAGAAGTCAGTAAGGTGTGTACTTTTTGAGGTGTACATTTCTTTAGAAGCATGATAACTCAGATAATGCTTAAATTGAGATCttttgcttttttaaaaatatattttactcaGTTAcacaaaaacatatattttacttgaATTTGCTTTCCAAATGATTGCTTTATATGTAGTTATTTAACAGCTTCATTGTTTCTTGCTGATCACTAAACTTGAATTCATTCACgatttgattttttatatttcatttgacGTACTTTTCTTTTTTGATTTAAATTTGCTTTCATTTTCGTAGCAGCTACAACTAGCAAGAGTCCATCTTCAGGTTTAAGTTCTTCTTTCCAACATAATACAGGTGTGGCTTTTTTTCTTACTTTTTAGGAAATCTATATCTCgttaatttctatttttttaatgttaattatTTATCATTTCATGGAATTTGGTGAATTCCTATGATTTATTTGGAAAGCTGTGGTGTATTGTTTCAGAGACTAACATTCATAATGATTTGATcacctttttattttacaaatgtaCATCTAGTGTGATGTATTTGGTATCATAGAAGATGGATAGAAATTTTGTGTTAAATCTCAGTAGATCCCTTATTCACGCGCGTACTTAATTAATATggtgaaattacttgtatacaTCAAATCGCGTGAACATGAATTCGTACGTCATCTGTTAAGCAAGAGCTCTTGATTGTATTTTCGCAACAGAGAATTAAAAGCTAGTAAATTTATTTCGCAAGTGATGCCTCTTGCGAAATTACAAGACAATAAATTCCtcgtgtatatttaggaatctataGTATTGACATTTCCAACTGTTTTCTCTGTGATAAACCTTTGAAGCGTCAATGTGTTAATTTCCCCACAACAGGGGGTAAATTTCTTACTAGCAAATGAAAGTATAGACAACGGACTAGCAAAGGATTATCATTGACTAAACTTTTGCGaataaaaatgtttgtgaataaaatCACATAGGGTACACTGACTGTGAGTGAAGTTGTTTACTGTTTAGGGAGTTGGGTATTTGGccgtatgttttattttatgctTACTGTTTAGGGCGTGGGGTATTCGGccgtatgttttattttatgtttactGTTTAGGGCGTGGGGTATTCGGccgtatgttttattttatgtttactTTTTAGGGCGTGGGGTATTCGGccgtatgttttattttatgtttactGTTTAGGGCGTGGGGTATTCGGccgtatgttttattttatgtttactGTTTAGGGCGTGGGGTATTCGGccgtatgttttattttatgtttactGTTTAGGGCGTGGGGTATTCGGccgtatgttttattttatgtttactGTTTAGGGCGTGGGGTATTCGGccgtatgttttattttatgtttactGTTTAGGGCGTGGGGTATTCGGccgtatgttttattttatgtttactGTTTAGGGCGTTGGGTATTtagttttatgttttattttatgtttactGTTTAGGGCACGAGGTATTCGGgcgtatgttttattttatgagATTATTTTGTTCCTTTTCTTAGATAGCAGTGGTTCTTCTGTGGAAGTGGATGAAATTGAACTCACAAGTAAGTTTTTAAAACGACACTTGAATGTTGCCAATTGGCCTCAACACATCACTGCACATGATGTTAGCAAGTGAACCCTTAAATATTCTCCCTTAGTTGTTGCAAgcaaaaattataatttatttcacaaAGTATCAAGTTATGTGAAATATCTGAAAGTGGATTTAATtcagatatacacatgtagtttattgagaaatttctgtattttttaaggGAAATTTCATACAAAAGACATTGAAACTTTGTAATTTGAAACAGGACAGTGCTTATTGATTTAACATATTATAACATCTTCACTGATGCTGTGAAAGACATTGTAGTTAATGATAAAAAGTTTCACAATGGTAGAAATGATTCAGTTTCAGACAGTGAGCAGGAAAACAAGAGTAATTTAAGTTTCATCAAATCCGAGGGGCTTTCCCTGTCACTGGCTTCTCTCTATTCAGGTATGCACTCCTAGAAAACCTTTCCATGGCTTCTTCAATCTACCTTTGTTAATTCACTCAATCAGATCAGAAAATGTCttgaacatttttcttttgctgatgcagatatgatttttatgcccctggaATCGGggacatatagtttttggtctgtctgtctgttttcttgtggcaagacctttctaTTGACATCAAAATCTTTTACCTCatgaccttaacattgacctgtgacctacttttagaaaattttattATAAGCCAAATCTTTCAAATCATAAGAGGTACTGCCTTTTATAAGtttataagataagataagataagtttattccaattttgggcccagagggcataacagtaagacattttataaagaaggaaatt
Coding sequences:
- the LOC125658466 gene encoding run domain Beclin-1-interacting and cysteine-rich domain-containing protein-like isoform X4: MSDEVHTDHNYRSEHRSLLFGLKSVTEGLLSGQTSNVWNIHGGLKRMCAQLEHIMFHGLKNIKGDLGIQLDFWPFVYSLKTLDPVLAPTLDKVNKSGGNKGSTWLRESLRDHTLSAQLSTLVSNKSQMNKFYFDSAFLNNESYFKALCVCLKAIELNQISMLAELDLTLLSNSHEADTRELRSRSWAVPERQHRKSTSERSSRSHNALSLAPPFSSPRQESIFCLSDEHAVPSLEGSPSPEEIRNMARESLRSVLRKSGYESPTGDAPDFSFYDDPNSDPLLNIDFNVDLNPGMSNLAEVASSPQIFNQNPKKVIVRSQSDMGTSKTSAVINKIYKDREDFEHGASGGVNRLEDIFSDSECPHEGGENVKAKVKSKGHKRSRSDLGGVKVENMTQNENKRELKEAKEETISENRDIPGEGKFRQPSQGQSLINYLSSQDFHSCANLDKENAHFSISEALIAAIEQMKWNHVISPKVQEDVDDEDSDEEINKLKQRIRIRKQQKLRENAKIFPSSSDGLTENSSGSSVEVDEIELTNADLQKVKPERQSSVEIADQSGLSAESVAILLLKKFSEKQLPKASDLEWLVPISEAPQELLPLPKSYPISPDDGEREIEGFTNSVLGALRLRGNNEWAPPRSQIIFDIHPYQKRSVVMAKQNFRCAGCGTRVEPAYMKRFRYCQYLGKYFCQCCHRNEINYIPGHIIRKWDFKQYPVSDFSWRLLSRIFNEPYFNVSTINPLLFKKVRELDTIHDLRLQLVYLCKFLSICKYSESVKNEVKATPSHWQGDVDMYSLGDLISIKNKSMLIKLRDLVRGAKDHVDQCSFCQGFGYICEFCGDQKDIIFPFQLQTVTICKDCSSCFHTTCFMEGKCPKCARIEARRRQLQETNILDSSEESDT